GGTCTTGCAACCTGCGAGCAATAGAGACTGCACTTCTTTCTTCAACCTGAAGATTAGGAAATTCTTCTCTTGCTAATTCAGACGCAGAATACACACTCGCTCCAGCTTCATTTACGATTAAATAGGATACATCCGACTTGACCTTTTTTAAAATGGATACAATAAACTGCTCTGTCTCTCGAGAAGCAGTTCCATTTCCTATTGCGACTATCTCAATATTGAATTTTTTAATACACTCCATCACCTTTTTCTCAGCTTCTTCTAGCCTTGCCTTTGGTGGATGGGGATAGACGACATCAATATTTAATACCTTTCCCGTTTCATCTACTACCGCAAGTTTACACCCTGTACGGTAAGCAGGATCTACACCCAAGACCATTTTTCCTTTTAATGGAGGTTGTAATAGTAGGTTCCTTAGGTTTTCTGCAAAGATGTGAATGGCTTGCTCTTCTGCCTTTTCCGTTAATTCATTGCGAATCTCTCGTTCAATTGAAGGTTGTAATAGTCTTTTATATGCGTCTTCAATTGACTCTTCAAGTATATCTACTGAAGATGAATGAACGTTCTTAATTACTTGCCTCTTCAAGAAGGAGTGAATATTTTCTATTGGTGGAATAATAGAAACCCTCAGCACCTCTTCCTTTTCACCTCGATTCATTGCCAACACACGATGTGGAACAATTCGAGAGATAGGCTCTTCATAGTCATAATACATTTCAAAGATATTTTTTTCGTCTTTTTCCTTATTCTTTTCCTTTGAAGCTATTGCTCCTTTTCGAAACGTTTCCTTACGTACCCATTCTCGGTAATTCGCAGAATCAGATATTTTTTCAGCAATGATATCTTTTGCCCCCTGGATTGCTTCTTCTACTCCGTATACTTCCTTCTCTTCAGATAGATACGCATCCGCTTCCTTTTCGACATCTGTCTTCGGATCGTTAAGTAACCAGTTGGCGAAAGGTTCTAGCCCTTTTTCTTTCGCAATTGTTGCTTTCGTCCTTCTTTTTTGTTTATACGGACGGTACAGATCTTCTACTTGCTGTAATTTTCCAGCTAAATGAATTTTCTTCGAAAGGTCTTCCGTCAACTTCCCTTGTTCCTCAATTAAACGGAGTACTTCTTTTTTTCGTTGTGCTAAATTTTGTAAATAAGCATACCTTTCCATAATCGATCGAATTTGCACTTCATCTAATGCACCTGTCATCTCTTTTCGATACCTTGCGATAAATGGTACCGTATTTCCTTCATCTAATAGAGAAATAACATTTCGAACTTGTTCCCATTTTAACCCTAACTCTTGTTGCATTTGCTTAATTAAGTGATTATTATTTCCTTCAACTTCTGTTAACATAGTTATCTTCCCTCCACCTCCAAGAACCTTGTTTTATTTTACCACATGTCTCTTTCTCAACTAATTCTGGAAAATCAGAACCCCTCCACTCAAAATCGAAGCACATCCTTCATTGCCTCCAAGAAAACTCAGCCAATTAACTAGGCTAATTGAAAATAGCACCTTATAAATTAATCTTTTTCAAAGTCTCTATTTTATCAGGTACTTTATAAACAATAACAACACTTAGTTTAGATGTTCTTGTCGAACATAACGAAATACCTGAAAGATACAACAGGACCCACCTACCTTTTCGTAATCGTTCACCACTATTTTCACCCTTTTTAAAGCCATTCAACAACAAAAAAGCCCTTCTTTTAAAAAGAAGAGCTTTCAAAATATTAAAACTGTATAAGGCCTAAACTAATCTGCAAGGCATCGTCTACTTTATCCATCATTTCATCATCTAAATGCGTGATTTTATCCGTTAAACGCTGTTTATCAATCGTTCTTACTTGTTCAAGTAAGATTACGGAATCTCTTTCAAAGCCGTAACGCTTTGCATCAATCTCAACATGGGTAGGCAGTTTTGCTTTCTGAATTTGTGCGGTAATAGCAGCAACGATTACAGTGGGGCTAAACCGATTCCCAATGTCATTTTGCAGGACTAGTACAGGTCGTACACCACCTTGCTCAGAACCAACGACAGGAGATAGATCTGCAAAATACACGTCACCACGCTTAACTATCAAAGGATTAGCCTCCGCTTACTAAGCGTTCTACAGTATGTTCTGCCTCGAATTCAGCTTGCATCGCTTCAGAAGCAATGGCAAGATTGATTTTCGCCATCTCCATATAACCCCGTCTCATTGATTCACGAAGTTGTCGTTTCTTACGTTCACGCAAATACATCTTTGTCGCACGATAGATAAACTCGTTACGATTTAAATTTTCTTGTTTAGCAAAGCCGTCTAATTCTGTTAGTAGCTGTTGCGGTAAGCGAATTAAGATTTCTGTTGTTGCGCTGGATTCAGACACAAACTACACCTCCACCATCAATACGTACCGATTCAATTTTTTCTTCTTAATCATACCACTTCTGAATAAAGAAAGAAAGTCAAATTCCTGTACCATCACTATTATTATCAGAAGAAGGGAAAAATTATGCATCAATTCCCTATTCAATATCATTATTGATAAAATCACTTGATGCTAGAAGCTGATTAACAACCTCAATCGGTTCGTTTTCTTTAAAATAAATACGTGGTACTCTAGGAGATAGTAAACAAGCAATTTCATAATTGATTGTGTCTAACCGCTCAGCAATTTCGTCTACGGATATACACTCGTCTCCTTGTTTCCCTATTAAGGTAACTTTCGTTCCAACCTCCACTTCATACGGAACCTTAACCATACATTGATCCATACAGACTCTCCCTACAATAGGAGCTCGAAAACCATTGATAAGAACCTCTTGCCCTTGTAGCCCCCTCAACCAGCCGTCCGCATACCCAATTGGTAACGTTATAATCCACTCGTCTTTTTCTGTTTCATACGTCGCCCCATAGCTGATTTTTTCCCCAGCATCAAGTTTTTTCACATGAACCACTCTCGTATGAAGCGAAAGCACTTCCTTTAATGGATACGGTAAGAGAGGAACCATTTCCTTTGAAGGAGATAAGCCGTACATTGCGATTCCAAACCTTACTGTATTAAAATAAGACTCTGGAAAACGTAATGAAGCGCCACTATTGGCAGTATGGATGTACTTAGGTTTAGATTTAAGAACTTGAAGCAACCAATTAAAACGTTTAAGCTGTTCTTGTACATAGTCATCGTCTACTTCATCTGAAGTAGCGAAATGGGTAAAGACCCCTTCGAGCATAAAAGATTTACTTTGAGAAATCTTTCGTTCAATGTCTTCTAGCTCTGATTGTGACCGAACACCGACCCTTCCCATTCCAGTATCACATTTAATATGCAATTTAAGCTCTTGATCTTCTCCAACATAATCCTCCGCCGTCAGCAACCAATCCATACTAAAGACAGTCAAGGTAATGTTATGCTCTATAGCAATATTGGCATCCTTTGGTCGTGTCGCACCTAATACAAGAATTGGAGATGTAATTCCATGCTTTCTTAAACGAATAGCCTCGTCTAAAAAAGCGACGGCCAACCCCTCAGCACCAGACTCAATCGCCGTTCTAGCTACTTGGATATCTCCATGCCCATATGCATTCGCCTTTACAGCAACAAATACACTTACATCATCTGGCAAGTGTTTTTTTAATTGTATTATATTATACGCTACATTATCTAAATTAATTTCTACCCATGTATCTCTAAAAAACGGTTTCTGCAGCTCCAAACGGTCACTTCCTTAATCTTTAAAGCATTTACGGTTTGAACAAATGACCATACCTTCAATTTCAATTTAAATCGTGTTTCTATCTTGTTCACCTTTTCGTGCTATTCACTCTTTCTATCTCCTTTATTTTAACAGATGATTAGCAGTATTTCATACTATTGAGTCAAATCTCGTTACAAACAATTAGATTAACTTTTTCCATCTAAGGCGTATTTTAGATGCTACATTTATCTTTCTTCAGAAAAAAACAAGCCCTAGATGGGCTTGTTTTTTCCCGTTACTTCACCACAGAACCCTGTACTGATTTGGCTAATGACACCATTTCATCCTCTGTTAAATCGTTAGAAGCAAGCATATAATCTACACCATCATACGACCAAAAAATAGAGGTTTCATTTATGGCACCTACGGTAAATCCTAAGTCCACTAATTCTCCACTAACAGATGTTGGAACAGCTATTTCTGGGATTTCTGTTGTTTTTTCTTGAATTAACGTATAGGATTTCTCACCATCAAAGGTCATGACGACACGTTTTCCGTTCTCAGTCGCAACCTCTTTCTCATCAACTAAGTTTGCCCCAGGCATTTCCATTGGGTATAGCACGGTCATTTCTTCTTCAGCTAAATCAGCCATCACTGGGACTTCTAAATTGGCCCCAGACATATTTTTATCCATGTCAAACGAATTTGCATCGAACTTCGCCTTTAAATCTACTTTTGAGAATTCAACTGTAACAAGAGCATTTCTATCCGAGTCCATTACCTTTACGGAAGCAGGTGTTAAATCCTTTTTATTGAAGGATATTTCCTGCACCGGTAGCATTTGATTATTTTTGTACCTAGTCTCTGTTTCAAACACATAATGATCTTCAGATGCTGTGAATTTTGCTTCTTTATCCTGTAGAATGTCCTTTACTAATGATTCGAACAAATAGGCTTGTGAGCTGTTTTCTGGCCAATTACTTTGGAACTTAAAGCTTTTATTTAAGGCTGGAGTGAGGACAAATACCCCTTCTTTATTACGTAGTATAATTTGACTTTGGTCCTTCTCAACATTTTTCAATTGAACTCGATACTGTTTCGGCTTACTATACCAAACCTCTACCTCATATGTTTGAGGCTCCTTTCCTACTTGCAACGTCATTTGGGCAGATGCTTTATAACCTTCCATGTCGTCAAGCTTCGCGCTTAATTCCTCGGTCACATCCTCTTGTGACTTCGCACCGCAGGCTGCAAGGATCAAAACGGAAAATGCAACCATCAGCACGAACCAACCTTTTCTCATATTCCCAACCCCTTTTTTGTCATTTACGTTTAAGGAAGAGGAGCAGACAGAAGGATCAAGAGATTTCCGATACTAAATGTGCAAACGTTCCCTTCTTTAAAGAAGGATGCTTCAGTTCCCGTTATCTGTTAATACTTCCGTCTTGTCTCTCCTATTGCACTATGAATATATGAGACAACCTTAGGGTTTATGAGAGATGTATAAAAGTTCTTATATTTTTTCTGTACCTTTTCTCATTTCAGACGTTCAATAATGACCTGAGCAGCAGCCATTTTCTCAGTATGTGTAATAGAAACATGAGCAAAAAAATCGGCTGATTGAGGGACCTCCATAATAGAAGGCTTTCCATTTGTATCTTTTCTTATTTCAATGTCCTGAAATGATAACTGACTACCAATCCCAGTCCCTTTTGCTTTTGCATAAGCTTCCTTTGCAGCGAATCGTCCCGCTATAAATTCAATGCTCCTCCTCCCTTCATAACTTGAAAACTCTTTTCTCTCATTTTTTGTTAATACCCTATCAACAAATTTCTGTTTCCTCGTTACTAAATTTTCTATTCGCTCTAATTCAATCATATCGAGCCCTATTCCTACTATCATCTCTGTTCCTCCTTCTATATTTATGATATGGTACATACAATAACTAATGGAATTTAATCGATGAGGTGAAATATATGTTTGTTCGAACAGAAAGCTTTTCACAATATATACGTAGCTATCCTATCATATCTATACTTGTAGCTATTCACATCGCGTTATATGTATTAACACTCATTCCGTTCCTCCCTAATTACTGGGTATTCGAGCAGTTAGCAGGAGTTAATATTTATATTACCCAAGGTGAATGGTGGCGACTCATAACCCCTATTTTTGTTCATTTAGGGTTCGCTCACTTAGCATTTAATTCTATTTCCCTTATTATTTTTGCTCCACCGTTAGAGGAGTTTTTTGGGAAATGGAAATTCAGCTTTTTATATATAATGGCTGGCATTGTCGGAAATGTAGCTACCTATATTTTTGAACCACCCACCTATATTCACGTAGGAGCTAGCGGCAGTATATTCGGCCTCTTCGGAGCGTACTTGGCCTTTATTTTCATACAAAAAAACGCCGTAACACAAGAAATGAAACAAGTAATTTTACCAATTGTTTTGATTGGATTAGTCTTATCTGTTTTTCAACCTAATATTAACTTAATCGCTCATTTCTTTGGCCTTCTAGGTGGTTTTGGCTTCGGATATCTTTTATTTATACGACGATAAACAATCTATACAGTCTAATGATTCCTAACTTCAATAAAACCTTGCTGAAAACCAGCAAGGTTTTATTTAATTATACTCCCTTTCAGGTTTAACCCATTTTTTTATCATTTCTCCGTCTTGTTCATTCATATAAAAAGCTTTCCCAACCTTTGGACCGGCCCCTGACTTGATCGTCAAAGCAAAAGAAACAAGGTGATTCCTTCGTTGAAACCATGATTGCGTTTGATCAAAACTTTGAATTCGGTTCTTTAAAACAATCATTGTGTGCTTAGACATTTTCCGGTATTGTAAGGTGAATTGATTGTTATCGATATGCCATCCCGCTGAACGATATTTTAAGTACCCCCAAATAGCACTTAAAAGGAAAAGAACAAACGAGAAAAACCCAAGTGGAAAGAAAACAATTGAGAGTACAAGCACTGGGATTACTACTATAAAAGACTCCCTCACCATATACCGGCGTATCGACCTTTTCGGGGCACGATGCAGGGAAGCATCCAATTTATATGAAGGAATCAGCTCTTTTAAAAGGCCTGCTATTTTGTTTTTTCTTATAAAAGGAAATAGTTTAATGTTAATACTTTCTTGGTCTAAAGCAGACCCACCTGCACTATGCAAATGTAATGCGGCAAAACCTAGCCATTGACGAATCGGATTCTCGATTACCTGTATACCTTGAATTCGGTTTAAAGGGATTGTCAATGTTTTCTTTTCCAGTATGCCTCTTGAGATTAAAATCTCATCCCCTGACTTTACAACAGTGAAATGTCCATAAACAAGAAACGTTCCGATTACTGATAAGGACCAAGTAACGAGTAGAACAAAAATCACTACAAATAAAATAAACACAACACCACTTCGAACAATGCCTTCTACTTGTTCATATATGGCTTCATATGGAATAAATTCAGTAAACTGAGTAAAAATCCCCGAAAAAATCCCCAAAACAAACAGACCGCCACTTGATGTAAGAGCCATGAGAAAAAGATCTCGAAAAGTCATCTTATAAACGAAAGATTGGATAGAGGCATCGTCTACATCTATGTTTTTTCCTCTTTTCGCATCCCTAATAATTAGCTGAAGCTCCTCTGCATCTTTTGTAGAAATGGCGCTTAACACAGCTTCAGCCTCCAAATCGGATCCCCCGGCCGTTTCGACTTTTACTT
This genomic stretch from Bacillus spongiae harbors:
- a CDS encoding Tex family protein, which translates into the protein MLTEVEGNNNHLIKQMQQELGLKWEQVRNVISLLDEGNTVPFIARYRKEMTGALDEVQIRSIMERYAYLQNLAQRKKEVLRLIEEQGKLTEDLSKKIHLAGKLQQVEDLYRPYKQKRRTKATIAKEKGLEPFANWLLNDPKTDVEKEADAYLSEEKEVYGVEEAIQGAKDIIAEKISDSANYREWVRKETFRKGAIASKEKNKEKDEKNIFEMYYDYEEPISRIVPHRVLAMNRGEKEEVLRVSIIPPIENIHSFLKRQVIKNVHSSSVDILEESIEDAYKRLLQPSIEREIRNELTEKAEEQAIHIFAENLRNLLLQPPLKGKMVLGVDPAYRTGCKLAVVDETGKVLNIDVVYPHPPKARLEEAEKKVMECIKKFNIEIVAIGNGTASRETEQFIVSILKKVKSDVSYLIVNEAGASVYSASELAREEFPNLQVEERSAVSIARRLQDPLAELVKIDPKSVGVGQYQHDVSQKKINESLSFVVETAVNRVGVNVNTASSSLLQYVAGLSKTVANNIVKRREEEGRFYNRKELRKIPRLGEKTYEQCVGFLRILDGEEPLDNTSIHPENYRKVHDLLDELQLSTSLLGSEELKDAVKAQRVEEIGERLGIGEHTLKDILDALILPGRDPRDDLPKPLLKKDVLKMEDLMKGMELQGTVRNVVDFGAFVDIGVKQDGLVHISKLKEGFVKHPLEVVSVGDVVTVWVESVDVGKGRVSLTMLNSN
- the alr gene encoding alanine racemase yields the protein MELQKPFFRDTWVEINLDNVAYNIIQLKKHLPDDVSVFVAVKANAYGHGDIQVARTAIESGAEGLAVAFLDEAIRLRKHGITSPILVLGATRPKDANIAIEHNITLTVFSMDWLLTAEDYVGEDQELKLHIKCDTGMGRVGVRSQSELEDIERKISQSKSFMLEGVFTHFATSDEVDDDYVQEQLKRFNWLLQVLKSKPKYIHTANSGASLRFPESYFNTVRFGIAMYGLSPSKEMVPLLPYPLKEVLSLHTRVVHVKKLDAGEKISYGATYETEKDEWIITLPIGYADGWLRGLQGQEVLINGFRAPIVGRVCMDQCMVKVPYEVEVGTKVTLIGKQGDECISVDEIAERLDTINYEIACLLSPRVPRIYFKENEPIEVVNQLLASSDFINNDIE
- a CDS encoding outer membrane lipoprotein carrier protein LolA, whose amino-acid sequence is MRKGWFVLMVAFSVLILAACGAKSQEDVTEELSAKLDDMEGYKASAQMTLQVGKEPQTYEVEVWYSKPKQYRVQLKNVEKDQSQIILRNKEGVFVLTPALNKSFKFQSNWPENSSQAYLFESLVKDILQDKEAKFTASEDHYVFETETRYKNNQMLPVQEISFNKKDLTPASVKVMDSDRNALVTVEFSKVDLKAKFDANSFDMDKNMSGANLEVPVMADLAEEEMTVLYPMEMPGANLVDEKEVATENGKRVVMTFDGEKSYTLIQEKTTEIPEIAVPTSVSGELVDLGFTVGAINETSIFWSYDGVDYMLASNDLTEDEMVSLAKSVQGSVVK
- a CDS encoding PH domain-containing protein, which codes for MISEPKRLHPMAAVSNFTQQLKGFILPLVFALFINGGNENSFWDFIPLIFIGAILFALLIAGVLKWFRFTYRIEEGELRIESGLFVKKKRYIPFERIQSLNFSEGILQRPLGLVKVKVETAGGSDLEAEAVLSAISTKDAEELQLIIRDAKRGKNIDVDDASIQSFVYKMTFRDLFLMALTSSGGLFVLGIFSGIFTQFTEFIPYEAIYEQVEGIVRSGVVFILFVVIFVLLVTWSLSVIGTFLVYGHFTVVKSGDEILISRGILEKKTLTIPLNRIQGIQVIENPIRQWLGFAALHLHSAGGSALDQESINIKLFPFIRKNKIAGLLKELIPSYKLDASLHRAPKRSIRRYMVRESFIVVIPVLVLSIVFFPLGFFSFVLFLLSAIWGYLKYRSAGWHIDNNQFTLQYRKMSKHTMIVLKNRIQSFDQTQSWFQRRNHLVSFALTIKSGAGPKVGKAFYMNEQDGEMIKKWVKPEREYN
- the acpS gene encoding holo-ACP synthase; translated protein: MIVGIGLDMIELERIENLVTRKQKFVDRVLTKNERKEFSSYEGRRSIEFIAGRFAAKEAYAKAKGTGIGSQLSFQDIEIRKDTNGKPSIMEVPQSADFFAHVSITHTEKMAAAQVIIERLK
- a CDS encoding rhomboid family intramembrane serine protease; protein product: MFVRTESFSQYIRSYPIISILVAIHIALYVLTLIPFLPNYWVFEQLAGVNIYITQGEWWRLITPIFVHLGFAHLAFNSISLIIFAPPLEEFFGKWKFSFLYIMAGIVGNVATYIFEPPTYIHVGASGSIFGLFGAYLAFIFIQKNAVTQEMKQVILPIVLIGLVLSVFQPNINLIAHFFGLLGGFGFGYLLFIRR
- a CDS encoding YlcI/YnfO family protein, producing MSESSATTEILIRLPQQLLTELDGFAKQENLNRNEFIYRATKMYLRERKKRQLRESMRRGYMEMAKINLAIASEAMQAEFEAEHTVERLVSGG
- the ndoA gene encoding type II toxin-antitoxin system endoribonuclease NdoA, which encodes MIVKRGDVYFADLSPVVGSEQGGVRPVLVLQNDIGNRFSPTVIVAAITAQIQKAKLPTHVEIDAKRYGFERDSVILLEQVRTIDKQRLTDKITHLDDEMMDKVDDALQISLGLIQF